The following proteins are co-located in the Eubalaena glacialis isolate mEubGla1 chromosome 14, mEubGla1.1.hap2.+ XY, whole genome shotgun sequence genome:
- the LOC133105019 gene encoding interleukin-36 beta-like, whose amino-acid sequence MEINPRVQSLPSYGLIRDSQQMVWVLKRNRLIAVPSVSNVKPVTLSLIACTDTDFYDKGKGTPYYLGIKGQNLCLCCTEIQGQPTLQLKEENIMNLYGNVKVQEAFLFFRSEEGSTFGFQSVSCPGWFIANSSTGREPVTLTKERGKTESTNFYLDEN is encoded by the exons ATGGAGATTAATCCCCGGG TACAATCACTTCCGAGTTACGGTCTCATTCGTGATTCTCAGCAGATGGTGTGGGTCCTAAAAAGAAATCGGTTAATAGCAGTTCCTTCTGTCAGCAATGTCAAACCTG TCACTCTTTCCTTAATAGCATGTACAGACACAGACTTCTACGATAAAGGAAAAGGTACTCCATATTACCTGGGAATCAAGGGACAAAATCTCTGTCTCTGCTGCACAGAAATCCAGGGCCAGCCTACTCTGCAGCTTAAG GAGGAAAACATCATGAACCTATATGGGAACGTCAAAGTGCAGGAGGCCTTTCTCTTTTTCCGCAGCGAGGAGGGCTCCACTTTCGGCTTTCAGTCAGTCTCCTGCCCAGGCTGGTTCATAGCTAACTCCTCCACGGGGAGGGAGCCCGTCACTCTCACCAAGGAGAGGGGCAAAACTGAAAGCACTAACTTCTACTTAGATGAAAACTAA